In one Novosphingobium humi genomic region, the following are encoded:
- a CDS encoding MFS transporter, producing MTTTQAPAIEAATEPPAYRDSAQGWGVVLAGMVGLALGLSPLPFYTIGMFAPELAKAFGWTFTQLMTSVTVQSLVVVASGPVAGIALDRYGSRRVALVSVVLFGLCFMSLALANGTLWIYYAQWVLMSALGAGTLTATWTRVINSWFDRQRGLALGVVSAGTGLTAFMVKPLTAWLIGAFGWRVAIAVVGALPLLVALPLIYWLFREPPRALAAHGASEPVEPGATLSEALRDRRLWIMALSFLLLAFALTATTPNMENILKTHHFTLPQIGGITAFFGLAVIAGRVGGGLLLDRLWAPGCALIVFMLPAVGNAVLAGGSISATTAILAIIGMGLGTGFEFDLLAYLIARYFGRRQYGTIYGVFYIVIAVGGGLGPAIYGYIFDRLGTYALAMWSGVGCILAGSLLLLTMGPYPEGVE from the coding sequence TTGACCACCACGCAGGCACCTGCAATCGAGGCCGCAACCGAGCCGCCCGCCTATCGCGATTCGGCGCAGGGGTGGGGTGTGGTGCTGGCCGGGATGGTTGGTCTGGCGCTGGGGCTCAGCCCGCTGCCTTTCTATACGATCGGAATGTTCGCGCCCGAACTGGCCAAGGCCTTCGGCTGGACCTTTACCCAATTGATGACCAGCGTGACGGTGCAATCGCTGGTGGTGGTGGCCTCCGGGCCGGTGGCGGGCATTGCGCTGGATCGCTATGGTTCGCGCAGGGTTGCGCTGGTTTCGGTCGTGCTGTTCGGGCTGTGCTTCATGAGCCTGGCTTTGGCCAATGGCACGCTGTGGATCTATTATGCGCAATGGGTGCTGATGAGCGCGCTGGGCGCGGGCACGCTGACGGCGACATGGACCCGCGTGATCAACAGCTGGTTTGATCGCCAGCGCGGACTGGCCCTTGGCGTGGTCAGCGCGGGCACCGGGTTGACGGCTTTTATGGTCAAGCCTTTGACGGCATGGCTGATTGGTGCCTTTGGTTGGCGGGTGGCGATTGCCGTGGTCGGTGCCTTGCCTCTGCTGGTGGCGCTCCCGCTGATCTACTGGCTGTTTCGCGAGCCGCCCCGCGCGTTGGCCGCCCATGGCGCATCCGAACCGGTCGAGCCGGGCGCCACGCTTTCTGAGGCTCTGCGCGATCGCCGCCTGTGGATCATGGCGCTCAGCTTCCTGCTGCTGGCTTTCGCCCTGACGGCCACCACGCCCAACATGGAAAATATTCTCAAGACCCACCATTTCACCCTGCCCCAGATCGGCGGGATCACGGCCTTTTTTGGCCTTGCGGTGATCGCCGGGCGCGTGGGGGGCGGCCTGCTGCTGGATCGGTTGTGGGCGCCCGGTTGCGCGTTGATCGTGTTCATGCTGCCTGCGGTGGGCAATGCGGTTCTGGCGGGCGGATCGATCAGCGCGACCACGGCCATTCTGGCCATCATCGGCATGGGGCTGGGCACGGGGTTTGAATTCGACCTTCTGGCCTATCTGATCGCCCGCTATTTCGGGCGCCGGCAATATGGCACGATTTACGGTGTGTTTTATATTGTCATTGCCGTGGGCGGCGGGCTGGGTCCGGCAATTTACGGCTATATCTTTGACCGCCTTGGCACTTATGCTCTGGCCATGTGGAGCGGGGTGGGCTGTATTCTGGCCGGATCGCTGTTGTTGCTGACCATGGGGCCATATCCCGAGGGTGTGGAATAG
- a CDS encoding GntR family transcriptional regulator, with product MVDRDAAVPLYHQIYLQLRDEILSGERPFGSLLPTEQELSDLYGVSRITARRVLNDLALHHFVERRRRIGTCVTFRSPAKPISANIDQALDSLMALGQGTTVNVIEVALENPPLTVAKALKLAEGEQVVRAVRVRCLDGEPLGYVVSYVPAGVQAAITQLSLVRAPILTLLDEAGFHAAHAEQTIGALQADTQLAEALDIEPRAALLRISRTVYDRQGRPFLLTHAHYRSDRFHIRMDLNLPGGE from the coding sequence TTGGTTGACCGGGATGCGGCTGTGCCGCTCTATCACCAGATCTATCTGCAATTGCGCGACGAGATCCTCTCCGGCGAGCGGCCCTTTGGCAGTCTTTTGCCCACAGAGCAGGAATTGTCCGATCTCTATGGGGTCTCGCGGATCACCGCGCGGCGGGTGCTTAACGATTTGGCGCTTCACCATTTTGTTGAACGGCGCCGCCGGATTGGCACCTGCGTCACCTTCCGCTCACCGGCCAAGCCGATCTCGGCCAACATCGATCAGGCGCTCGATTCGCTGATGGCGCTGGGGCAGGGCACCACGGTCAACGTGATCGAGGTGGCGCTGGAAAACCCGCCTTTGACGGTGGCCAAGGCGTTGAAACTGGCCGAAGGCGAACAGGTTGTGCGCGCGGTGCGTGTGCGCTGTCTGGATGGCGAGCCGCTGGGCTATGTCGTGTCCTATGTCCCGGCCGGCGTGCAGGCCGCCATCACCCAGCTCAGTCTGGTTCGGGCGCCGATCCTGACCTTGCTGGATGAGGCGGGATTTCATGCCGCCCATGCCGAGCAGACTATCGGCGCCCTTCAGGCCGACACGCAATTGGCCGAGGCGCTGGATATTGAACCGCGCGCCGCATTGCTGCGGATCAGCCGCACCGTCTATGACCGGCAAGGGCGGCCGTTTCTGCTCACCCATGCCCATTACCGCTCGGACAGGTTCCATATCCGGATGGATCTGAACCTGCCCGGCGGTGAATAG
- a CDS encoding zinc-dependent alcohol dehydrogenase family protein — protein MKAYELGPQTGLDSLHAVTRETPKPGFGEVLLKTRLVALNNRDIQVLEGRYGAKKAEDRIPVSEGVGEVVELGEGVSGLALGDRAVFAHFVNWIDGAFALSHFGTDYGITHDGWLAEYIRVPAAALVKVPASLSDEQVAPLASSALTAWHAVVEVGQIKASDTVLALGTGGVAIWALQIAKAHGARVIITSSSDEKLELARKLGADITINYRTHPDWEAEVMKATNGAGADIIVETGGYDTHAKSVLAAAPNARISFISVAPREGAPAINVGLVIFKNLVLKGIAEGSRAMLARLVRTIEQQNIQPVIDSTFAFDEAPAAYARLKSGGHVGKILIRVAS, from the coding sequence ATGAAAGCCTATGAACTCGGCCCGCAGACCGGGCTGGACAGCCTGCACGCGGTCACGCGCGAAACGCCCAAACCGGGCTTTGGCGAGGTGCTGCTCAAAACCCGCCTGGTCGCGCTCAACAACCGCGACATTCAGGTGCTGGAAGGCCGCTATGGCGCCAAAAAGGCCGAAGACCGCATCCCCGTTTCCGAAGGCGTGGGCGAAGTGGTCGAACTGGGAGAAGGCGTTTCGGGCCTTGCCTTGGGCGATCGCGCGGTTTTTGCCCATTTCGTCAACTGGATCGACGGCGCTTTTGCCCTGAGCCACTTTGGCACCGATTACGGCATCACCCATGATGGCTGGCTGGCCGAATATATCCGCGTTCCGGCCGCCGCGCTGGTCAAGGTGCCGGCAAGCCTGTCCGACGAACAGGTCGCCCCGCTTGCCTCCTCGGCGCTGACGGCGTGGCATGCCGTGGTCGAGGTCGGCCAGATCAAGGCCAGCGACACCGTGCTGGCGCTGGGCACCGGGGGTGTAGCCATCTGGGCGCTGCAAATCGCCAAGGCGCATGGCGCGCGCGTCATCATCACCAGCTCAAGCGATGAAAAGCTCGAACTGGCCCGCAAGCTGGGCGCGGACATCACCATCAACTATCGCACCCACCCCGATTGGGAGGCCGAGGTGATGAAGGCCACCAATGGCGCGGGCGCCGACATCATCGTCGAGACCGGCGGCTATGACACCCATGCCAAGTCGGTCCTCGCCGCCGCGCCCAATGCGCGCATCAGCTTTATCAGCGTGGCCCCGCGCGAAGGCGCCCCGGCGATCAACGTGGGTCTGGTGATCTTCAAGAACCTCGTCCTCAAAGGCATTGCCGAGGGCAGCCGTGCAATGCTGGCCCGTCTGGTGCGGACCATCGAGCAACAGAATATCCAGCCGGTCATCGACAGCACCTTTGCCTTCGACGAGGCACCTGCGGCCTATGCCCGGCTTAAATCAGGCGGGCATGTCGGCAAGATCCTGATCCGCGTTGCCTCGTAA
- a CDS encoding polysaccharide deacetylase family protein, whose product MSLDPSYLEYAKRALGYDHALYPYSPLPRRAPLAWPNGRRVAVWFTVSLEWFPIVPSDKPFRAPGHMQTAYPDYRHYTSREYGTRVGFYRLLDAFDKVGAKVSVAVNGAIATRYPQIMADIAAAGHEIIAHSTDMNGTIASTLPVEEERALIAQSLNTLEAATGQRPRGWHSIARSQSFATADLLKEAGLDYCVDWVNDEMPYAFNNGLVSIPLNHELSDRQIINVQQQSVDSYAQQVLDAHDWLSAEAQAQGGGRMLPLHITPYIIGLPYRMDAFEGLLAELAARPDTWFARGGDIFDAFAANQG is encoded by the coding sequence ATGAGCCTCGACCCCAGCTATCTTGAATATGCCAAGCGCGCTCTGGGCTATGACCACGCGCTCTATCCCTATTCGCCCCTGCCCCGCCGTGCGCCTTTGGCATGGCCGAACGGGCGGCGCGTGGCGGTGTGGTTCACGGTCAGCCTTGAATGGTTTCCGATTGTGCCCTCGGACAAGCCTTTCCGCGCGCCGGGCCATATGCAGACCGCCTATCCCGACTATCGCCATTACACCTCGCGCGAATATGGGACGCGGGTGGGCTTTTATCGCCTGCTCGATGCCTTCGACAAAGTGGGGGCAAAGGTCAGCGTCGCGGTCAATGGCGCGATTGCGACGCGCTATCCCCAGATCATGGCCGATATTGCGGCCGCGGGCCATGAGATCATCGCTCATTCCACCGACATGAACGGCACCATTGCCTCCACCCTGCCGGTCGAGGAAGAGCGCGCGCTGATCGCGCAAAGCCTGAACACGCTGGAGGCGGCCACCGGCCAGCGCCCGCGCGGATGGCATTCGATTGCCCGCTCGCAGAGTTTCGCCACGGCGGATCTGCTCAAGGAGGCGGGGCTCGATTACTGCGTCGACTGGGTGAATGACGAAATGCCCTATGCCTTCAACAATGGGCTGGTCAGCATCCCGCTCAACCACGAATTGTCCGACCGCCAGATCATCAATGTTCAGCAGCAGTCGGTGGACAGTTACGCGCAGCAGGTGCTTGATGCCCATGACTGGCTGAGCGCTGAAGCGCAGGCGCAGGGCGGCGGACGGATGCTGCCGCTGCATATCACGCCCTATATCATCGGCCTGCCCTATCGGATGGATGCGTTCGAGGGGCTGCTGGCAGAGCTCGCCGCCCGCCCCGACACATGGTTCGCGCGGGGCGGCGACATTTTCGATGCCTTTGCGGCAAACCAAGGATAA
- a CDS encoding polysaccharide deacetylase family protein: protein MREGAPDPELYDFQRYRARKPFAWPGGKKVAVWISPNLEYYEIDPPANPHRKSWAKPHPDVVGYAHRDHANRVGHWRMADVMSKHGFPGSVSLSVALCQHHPDVVADANARGWEFFSHGIYNTRYSYGMDERQERAIIEDSIRTVREATGQTIRGWLAPALTHTPRTLDLIAEYGMDYTCDLYHDDQPFPVKVAKGKLISMPYSLEVNDHYGFFIYNMSPREYAQTLIRQYERLAAEESGTVMCIPLHSYLIGQPHRIGPFEEVFRHIASDDRAWITRAGDIADAWHAVQEGAQ from the coding sequence ATGCGTGAAGGAGCGCCCGATCCCGAACTCTATGATTTCCAGCGCTATCGCGCCCGCAAGCCTTTTGCATGGCCGGGCGGCAAGAAGGTTGCGGTGTGGATCTCGCCCAATCTGGAATATTACGAGATCGACCCGCCCGCCAATCCGCATCGCAAATCATGGGCCAAGCCTCACCCCGATGTGGTGGGCTATGCCCACCGCGACCATGCCAATCGCGTGGGCCATTGGCGCATGGCCGATGTGATGAGCAAGCATGGCTTCCCCGGCTCGGTCTCGCTCTCGGTGGCCTTGTGCCAGCATCACCCCGATGTGGTGGCCGACGCCAATGCGCGCGGTTGGGAATTTTTCAGCCACGGCATTTACAACACGCGATACTCCTACGGCATGGACGAGCGCCAAGAGCGCGCGATCATCGAGGATTCGATCCGCACCGTGCGCGAGGCCACCGGCCAGACGATCCGTGGCTGGCTGGCGCCCGCGCTGACGCATACGCCGCGCACGCTCGATCTGATTGCCGAATATGGCATGGATTACACCTGCGACCTCTATCACGACGACCAGCCGTTTCCGGTCAAGGTCGCCAAGGGCAAGCTGATCTCCATGCCTTACAGCCTTGAGGTCAACGACCACTATGGCTTCTTCATCTACAATATGAGCCCGCGCGAATATGCCCAGACCTTGATCCGGCAATATGAGCGACTGGCCGCCGAGGAAAGCGGCACGGTGATGTGCATTCCGCTCCATTCCTATCTGATCGGCCAGCCCCACCGCATTGGGCCGTTTGAGGAAGTGTTTCGCCATATCGCCAGCGATGATCGCGCATGGATCACGCGCGCGGGCGACATCGCCGATGCATGGCACGCCGTTCAGGAGGGCGCCCAATGA
- a CDS encoding isochorismatase family protein yields MTIVGTKMVSEDKTARQIFEEVMANPSRTKFGFGEKLAIVNIDFQNAYTRIDRYKTAYETDPRQIEYVNTISALARQKGMPVIWTHVAYADDASDAGVWGTRTNTPDSLQNIKYDSDRHAFDERCEIAAGDTVYTKRMPSPFFETPLQSLLVWHKVDTVVITGGSTSGCVRAGAVDSLSRGYRTIVPIECCADKHESYHFANLTDLQLKYADVEPVQTVIDWLEGRPDA; encoded by the coding sequence ATGACGATTGTCGGCACGAAAATGGTGAGCGAGGACAAGACCGCCCGCCAGATCTTCGAGGAGGTGATGGCCAATCCCTCGCGCACCAAGTTCGGCTTTGGTGAAAAGCTGGCGATCGTGAACATTGATTTCCAGAACGCCTATACGCGCATCGACCGCTACAAGACCGCCTATGAAACCGATCCGCGCCAGATCGAATATGTGAACACGATCTCGGCGCTGGCCCGCCAAAAGGGCATGCCGGTGATCTGGACCCATGTGGCCTATGCCGATGACGCCAGCGACGCGGGCGTCTGGGGCACGCGGACCAACACGCCCGATTCTCTGCAAAACATCAAATATGACAGCGACCGCCATGCCTTTGACGAGCGCTGCGAGATCGCGGCGGGCGACACGGTTTACACCAAGCGCATGCCCTCGCCCTTTTTCGAAACACCTCTGCAAAGCCTGCTGGTGTGGCACAAGGTCGATACGGTGGTGATCACGGGCGGATCGACATCGGGCTGCGTGCGCGCGGGCGCGGTGGATTCGCTCTCGCGCGGCTATCGCACCATCGTCCCCATCGAATGCTGCGCGGACAAGCATGAGAGCTATCACTTCGCCAATCTGACCGATCTTCAGCTCAAATATGCCGATGTCGAGCCGGTTCAGACCGTGATCGACTGGCTGGAGGGCCGCCCCGATGCGTGA
- a CDS encoding TonB-dependent receptor: MSHKHLLLTSCLYGLAMMATPAHASDAAAEPAATEQSQGLGDIVVTAQRREEKLQDVPVAVSAFSPVMIRQLNIVDAISTSKFVPGMISGHNAGLGSANAYYLRALGNSQSTATFDAPITTYVNDIYIARQNANNYAFFDTERVEILRGPQGTLFGRNTTGGAINVILRKPADHFAASGEVTGGSFDRYTAKGTVDVPLSEKVLSKVSAFYISDRGYLKNITTGEWMNGEKTWGIRGDLRIRPNTALTIDLSAEYSRNAGTYAGLRNVAGTSPYVVGGTTVPVFYETAAGLRRTDCTQNNINTLLNTGKGACNLTMVTSLGANVSYDTGAGTLTYITGWRRMNQGYINQYDGSTANPYAGYILVDNGTNDQWSQEVKFNTSLFGGRAKLTTGLFYLQEISNDRQTSFNGGTTSFRAIQDSIYRFKAETAAVYAQTDIKLLDPLTLTLGGRYTWERKTLHFTPSPTFTGLGYGDAAVQAYGIPLAQSVNRFTPRIALNYKATRDVMLFASATNGFKSGGWNGTAAIPSSAVTFRPEKTWSYEAGVKSEFFDHRLRVNVTGYIARTTDLQATAAVLSAVTGTIAQLPFNAGTQLVKGVEIETSAKLGDLTLFANPSFMDAKYTYISPAATTLTTALAPVRAPTFQISSGALYEKSVPELKGTLGASVAWRHNSPYWVAVLNTTHTNTEDFLDLGVSYRTQDDHISVGFDVSNVTDQKTVTANFLSLFPGDPRRYTVRVRFKM, from the coding sequence ATGAGCCACAAACACCTTCTGCTGACATCCTGCCTCTATGGCCTTGCCATGATGGCAACGCCTGCGCATGCCTCGGACGCCGCCGCTGAACCTGCCGCCACCGAACAATCCCAAGGGCTTGGCGACATCGTGGTCACCGCGCAGCGCCGCGAAGAAAAGCTCCAGGACGTGCCTGTCGCGGTCAGCGCCTTCAGCCCTGTGATGATTCGCCAGCTCAACATTGTCGATGCGATCAGCACGTCAAAATTCGTGCCCGGCATGATTTCCGGCCATAATGCCGGTCTGGGTTCGGCCAACGCCTATTACCTGCGCGCCCTGGGCAACAGCCAGTCGACCGCCACGTTTGATGCGCCGATCACAACCTATGTCAACGACATCTATATCGCGCGCCAGAACGCCAACAATTATGCGTTCTTTGATACTGAGCGCGTTGAAATCCTGCGCGGGCCGCAGGGCACCCTGTTTGGCCGCAACACCACCGGCGGCGCCATCAACGTGATTCTGCGCAAGCCTGCCGACCATTTCGCGGCCAGCGGCGAAGTAACGGGCGGATCGTTCGACCGCTATACCGCCAAGGGCACGGTCGATGTGCCACTCTCGGAAAAGGTGCTCTCCAAGGTTTCGGCCTTCTACATCTCCGACCGCGGTTATTTGAAGAATATCACCACCGGCGAATGGATGAACGGCGAAAAGACCTGGGGCATCCGCGGCGATCTGCGCATTCGCCCCAATACCGCGCTGACCATCGACCTGTCGGCCGAATACAGCCGCAATGCAGGCACTTATGCGGGCCTGCGCAATGTGGCGGGCACCAGCCCCTATGTCGTGGGCGGCACCACGGTTCCGGTCTTTTACGAGACGGCGGCGGGCCTGCGCCGCACCGATTGCACCCAGAACAACATCAACACCCTGCTGAACACCGGCAAGGGCGCGTGCAACCTGACCATGGTGACCTCGCTGGGCGCCAATGTCAGCTATGACACGGGCGCGGGCACGCTGACCTATATCACGGGCTGGCGCCGGATGAATCAGGGCTATATCAACCAGTATGACGGCAGCACGGCCAATCCCTATGCCGGCTATATTCTGGTCGATAACGGCACCAACGACCAGTGGTCGCAGGAAGTGAAGTTCAACACCTCGCTGTTTGGCGGGCGGGCCAAGCTGACCACCGGCCTGTTCTATCTTCAGGAAATTTCCAACGACCGTCAGACATCCTTTAATGGCGGCACGACCTCGTTCCGCGCCATTCAGGACTCGATCTATCGGTTCAAGGCCGAAACCGCCGCCGTCTATGCCCAGACCGACATCAAGCTGCTCGATCCGCTGACGCTGACGCTGGGCGGGCGCTATACGTGGGAAAGGAAGACGCTGCACTTCACGCCCTCGCCCACCTTTACGGGGCTGGGTTATGGCGACGCTGCGGTGCAGGCCTATGGCATTCCGCTGGCGCAGAGCGTCAATCGCTTTACCCCTCGTATTGCGTTGAATTACAAGGCGACGCGTGATGTGATGCTGTTCGCCTCGGCCACCAACGGCTTCAAATCGGGCGGATGGAACGGCACGGCCGCCATCCCCAGCAGCGCGGTGACTTTCCGCCCGGAAAAGACATGGTCGTATGAGGCGGGCGTCAAGTCGGAATTCTTCGACCACAGGCTGCGGGTCAACGTCACGGGCTATATCGCCCGCACCACCGACCTTCAGGCGACGGCCGCCGTGCTCAGCGCCGTCACCGGCACGATCGCGCAATTGCCCTTCAACGCCGGTACACAATTGGTCAAAGGCGTCGAAATCGAAACCTCGGCCAAGCTGGGCGATCTGACGCTGTTTGCCAACCCCTCGTTCATGGACGCCAAATACACCTATATCAGCCCGGCGGCGACCACGCTGACCACGGCTCTCGCCCCGGTGCGCGCGCCCACATTCCAGATCAGCAGCGGCGCGCTGTATGAAAAGAGCGTGCCGGAGTTGAAGGGCACTCTGGGCGCCTCGGTGGCATGGCGGCACAATTCGCCCTATTGGGTGGCGGTGCTCAACACCACGCATACCAACACCGAGGATTTCCTCGATCTTGGCGTGTCCTATCGCACCCAGGATGACCATATTTCGGTCGGCTTCGATGTGTCCAATGTCACCGACCAGAAGACGGTGACCGCCAACTTCCTCTCGCTCTTCCCCGGCGATCCGCGCCGTTACACCGTGCGGGTCCGCTTCAAGATGTGA
- a CDS encoding alpha/beta hydrolase — translation MLGLLLPVSAQAQGIDAPVVLAAQPIWPDGLPDGGRWKGALDKPVAEELRDNGATLWNVTRPTLQAFLPPKGKGNGAGVIVAPGGGFRLLSIQSEGVAVARWLAQHGYAAFLLKYRVVQQAPGETLEALRKRIAATMTIDQTGAAGVADGRQALKLLRARAGDYGIDPHRIGVVGFSAGAHIAGMLAHEADPKDRADFAGLIYGLPFPGSMPPIPAANLPYPPGTPKEPWLQPRPTPAPDALPPIFIAMAQDDLAVGQGVPDYYAKLFAAGYRPETHLYARGGHGFGMKATGTTVDHWIEEFDWWMRQVLADKTEKRTK, via the coding sequence ATGCTTGGACTGCTCCTTCCCGTTTCCGCCCAGGCGCAAGGCATTGATGCGCCGGTTGTTCTGGCCGCACAGCCGATCTGGCCCGATGGTCTGCCCGACGGCGGGCGCTGGAAAGGCGCGCTTGACAAACCTGTGGCCGAGGAACTGCGCGACAATGGCGCGACGCTGTGGAACGTAACCCGGCCCACGCTTCAGGCATTCCTTCCCCCAAAGGGCAAGGGCAATGGGGCCGGGGTGATCGTGGCGCCGGGCGGCGGCTTCCGCCTGCTCTCGATCCAGAGTGAAGGGGTGGCGGTCGCCCGCTGGCTGGCGCAGCATGGCTATGCCGCGTTTCTGCTCAAATACCGCGTGGTGCAGCAGGCGCCGGGTGAAACCCTGGAGGCCCTGCGCAAACGGATCGCCGCCACGATGACCATCGACCAGACCGGCGCGGCAGGTGTCGCCGATGGACGTCAGGCGCTCAAACTTCTGCGCGCGCGCGCCGGTGACTATGGCATTGATCCGCATCGTATCGGTGTGGTCGGCTTTTCCGCCGGCGCCCATATTGCCGGAATGCTGGCGCATGAGGCCGATCCGAAGGATCGCGCCGATTTTGCCGGATTGATTTATGGTCTGCCCTTTCCCGGCAGCATGCCGCCCATCCCGGCGGCCAATCTGCCCTATCCGCCCGGCACGCCCAAGGAACCGTGGCTGCAACCCAGACCGACGCCAGCGCCCGATGCGCTGCCGCCGATCTTCATCGCCATGGCGCAGGACGATCTGGCCGTGGGGCAGGGCGTGCCCGACTATTACGCCAAACTGTTTGCTGCGGGCTATCGCCCCGAAACCCACCTTTATGCGCGCGGCGGCCATGGCTTTGGCATGAAGGCAACCGGCACCACCGTCGATCATTGGATCGAGGAATTCGACTGGTGGATGCGTCAGGTGCTGGCCGACAAGACTGAGAAGAGGACGAAATGA
- a CDS encoding NAD-dependent succinate-semialdehyde dehydrogenase: MDLKLAEPALLRDEAFVGGAWVRGAASIAVTNPADGALIGHVPDLGEAETLGAVEAAVPAQAAWARVTGKGRGAVLRRWGELMMDHQEDLARIMTAEQGKPLAEARGEVAYAASFLEWFADEARRITGDVLTPHQADRRILVRKEPVGIVAAVTPWNFPLAMITRKAGPALAAGCAIIIKPSELTPLSALALAYLGEQAGVPAGVLSVITGQAAPIGNVLTGDKRIAKFTFTGSTGVGKKLAARCMETVKRVSLELGGNAPFIVFDDADLDAAVEGAIASKFRNAGQTCVCANRLIVQSGIYDAFAAALAARVAGLKVGPGLAGPSDQGPLIDARAVDKARAHVADAVARGGRVLTGGAPLPGGGTFFAPTVITGVPADALLCREETFGPVAGLVRFETEEEAIAIANDTDAGLASYLFTRDYERVWRVPEALRYGMVGVNTGLISTEVAPFGGVKESGMGREGSHYGMDDYLNLKMVCLAVAG; this comes from the coding sequence ATGGATCTGAAACTGGCCGAGCCTGCATTGCTGCGCGATGAGGCGTTTGTGGGCGGCGCATGGGTGCGGGGCGCGGCAAGCATTGCCGTGACCAATCCGGCCGATGGCGCGCTGATCGGCCATGTGCCCGATCTGGGCGAGGCCGAGACATTGGGCGCGGTGGAAGCCGCCGTGCCCGCGCAGGCCGCATGGGCACGCGTGACCGGCAAGGGGCGCGGGGCCGTGCTGCGCCGCTGGGGCGAATTGATGATGGACCATCAGGAAGACCTGGCCCGCATCATGACCGCCGAACAGGGCAAGCCGCTGGCCGAGGCGCGCGGCGAGGTGGCCTATGCGGCCAGTTTCCTCGAATGGTTTGCTGACGAGGCGCGGCGCATCACCGGCGACGTGCTGACCCCGCATCAGGCCGACCGCCGCATCCTTGTCCGCAAGGAGCCGGTGGGCATCGTGGCCGCCGTGACGCCGTGGAATTTCCCGCTGGCGATGATCACGCGCAAGGCCGGCCCTGCACTGGCGGCGGGCTGTGCGATCATCATCAAGCCTTCGGAATTGACGCCCCTTTCGGCGCTGGCGCTGGCCTATCTGGGTGAGCAGGCGGGGGTTCCGGCAGGTGTGCTCTCGGTCATCACCGGGCAGGCCGCGCCCATCGGCAATGTGCTGACCGGCGACAAAAGGATCGCCAAATTCACCTTCACCGGATCGACCGGCGTGGGCAAGAAGCTGGCCGCGCGCTGTATGGAGACGGTCAAGCGGGTGAGCCTTGAGCTGGGCGGCAATGCGCCCTTCATCGTGTTTGACGATGCCGATCTGGATGCCGCCGTCGAAGGCGCGATTGCCAGCAAGTTTCGCAATGCGGGCCAGACCTGCGTCTGCGCCAATCGCCTGATCGTGCAGTCGGGGATCTATGATGCCTTTGCCGCTGCTCTGGCCGCGCGCGTGGCGGGGCTGAAGGTAGGGCCGGGGCTGGCCGGGCCTTCGGATCAGGGGCCGCTGATCGACGCGCGCGCGGTGGACAAGGCCCGCGCCCATGTGGCCGATGCCGTGGCGCGCGGGGGAAGGGTTCTGACGGGCGGCGCGCCCTTGCCGGGCGGCGGCACCTTCTTTGCCCCCACCGTCATCACCGGGGTTCCGGCCGATGCGCTGCTGTGCCGCGAGGAGACTTTCGGCCCGGTGGCGGGGCTGGTGCGGTTTGAAACCGAGGAGGAGGCGATCGCCATCGCCAATGACACCGATGCGGGTCTGGCCTCCTATCTCTTCACCCGCGATTACGAACGCGTGTGGCGCGTGCCCGAGGCGCTGCGCTACGGCATGGTGGGGGTCAACACGGGCCTCATTTCCACCGAGGTCGCGCCTTTCGGCGGGGTCAAGGAATCGGGCATGGGCCGCGAAGGATCGCATTACGGGATGGACGACTATCTCAATCTCAAGATGGTCTGTCTGGCTGTGGCAGGCTGA
- a CDS encoding DUF1330 domain-containing protein, with translation MTAYIIATVRVHDREKFGAYIQAVAGLAESFGGEYMLRGKVAEVLEGDVDPAELVVVLRFPDAESARAYVNSPQYQAGKAHRLNGGGVVESRLVIQ, from the coding sequence ATGACTGCCTATATTATTGCGACCGTTCGCGTGCATGACCGTGAGAAATTCGGCGCCTATATTCAGGCCGTGGCGGGCTTGGCCGAAAGTTTCGGCGGCGAATATATGCTGCGGGGCAAGGTGGCCGAGGTGCTGGAAGGCGATGTCGACCCTGCCGAACTGGTGGTGGTTCTGCGTTTTCCCGATGCCGAAAGCGCCCGCGCCTATGTCAATTCGCCGCAATATCAGGCGGGCAAGGCGCATCGTCTGAACGGGGGCGGCGTGGTGGAATCGCGGCTTGTGATACAATAA